The Henckelia pumila isolate YLH828 chromosome 2, ASM3356847v2, whole genome shotgun sequence genome includes a window with the following:
- the LOC140882614 gene encoding protein TRIGALACTOSYLDIACYLGLYCEROL 4, chloroplastic, whose amino-acid sequence MANLRTTMDAAFWDLNISTPQALDGVSRAVPGDSPPIDGARASKALRIQQLSLLGNGFPLGIIPSFSPSANHKELGSFALQSLLGKAAFGNSWVGLVGQFRPNKLISSIKAEVSASEEWDLPLLKETAKHFLDKSLYAVGLCSQLALTSSSSLLLSTEKHGEKKKRRAKAMLFHKLPDHDITLEAAWPELFIDRKGKYWEVPESISLDCSSLVSESGLRYRFGIHKNNGFPQAVGSIDGETPLPLLPGICAKAAFSYEKSKDLWRQIETEEDVIKKAETDQSWHPSYDIRFKEPHAAISGIMGGTCEAWFGGAKDSPQVVDINSSRAKNRGRFAADLFGSVCYTFQHGKFTKKFGDLTRLDARADISSASALVNSVSNLYRRTEGNQSSNLQSSPRFSLIFQQQVAGPIVFRMDSKFALDSSDGRRGPQLEDLMYSLNYSLRIMRSGKVVAWYSPKRKEGMIELRLFEF is encoded by the exons ATGGCGAATCTAAGAACAACGATGGACGCAGCGTTCTGGGACCTGAACATTTCGACCCCTCAAGCCCTTGATGGTGTCTCAAGGGCTGTTCCAGGGGATTCTCCTCCGATTGACGGTGCTAGAGCCAGTAAAGCTCTCAGAATTCAGCAGTTGTCTTTGTTGGGAAATGGGTTCCCTCTAGGCATCATTCCTTCCTTTTCTCCCTCTGCTAATCATAAAGAACTGGGCTCGTTTGCTCTGCAGTCACTTCTGGGAAAAGCAGCTTTCGGCAACTC TTGGGTTGGTTTAGTTGGACAATTCCGTCCGAATAAATTGATCTCATCTATTAAAGCTGAAGTCTCTGCTTCAGAAGAATGGGATCTGCCTCTGCTCAAGGAAACCGCGAAGCATTTTTTGGATAAATCACTCTATGCAGTGGGCTTATGCTCGCAATTAGCTCTAACATCCTCGTCATCCTTACTATTGAGCACTGAAAAGCACGGTGAGAAGAAGAAAAGGCGTGCGAAGGCCATGCTCTTTCACAAG CTTCCAGATCACGATATTACTTTAGAAGCAGCATGGCCTGAGTTGTTCATAGACCGTAAAGGAAAATACTGGGAAGTTCCCGAGTCAATATCATTGGACTGTTCATCCCTTGTCTCTGAGTCAGGACTAAGATACCGTTTTggcatacataaaaataatgGCTTCCCACAGGCTGTTGGTTCCATTGATGGTGAAACACCCCTACCTTTATTGCCTGGTATATGTGCAAAAGCTGCCTTTTCATATGAAAAGTCTAAGGACCTGTGGAGACAAATAGAAACAGAGGAGGATGTGATAAAAAAGGCAGAAACAGACCAATCGTGGCATCCTTCATATGATATTCGTTTCAAAGAGCCTCATGCGGCAATATCTGGAATTATGG GAGGTACTTGTGAAGCCTGGTTTGGTGGTGCGAAAGATTCACCCCAAGTTGTGGACATAAATTCTTCAAGGGCTAAGAATAGAGGTCGTTTTGCTGCTGATTTGTTTGGATCGGTTTGCTATACTTTCCAACACGGGAAATTCACAAAGAAATTTGGAGACCTCACCAGACTAGATGCTCGTGCGGATATTTCTTCAGCTTCTGCATTGGTGAATTCAGTGTCCAACCTATACCGAAGGACAGAAggcaatcaatcatcaaatttacAGTCTTCTCCAAgatttagtttaatatttcagcAGCAG GTTGCTGGACCGATTGTTTTCCGAATGGATTCCAAATTTGCCTTGGACTCTTCAGATGGGAGACGTGGACCTCAGCTGGAAGATCTGATGTACAGCTTGAATTACTCTCTGAGAATCATGCGTTCCGGAAAGGTGGTAGCATGGTATTCACCGAAAAGAAAAGAAGGGATGATTGAACTTCGCCTTTTTGAAttctaa